In Promicromonospora sp. Populi, one genomic interval encodes:
- a CDS encoding PucR family transcriptional regulator, which produces MNLQRVREASGLLTAAAMRRLDEDLNWYRDLPAEDRSYVGLVAQAGINAFTSWFTDPNRPPHGVSEIFAAAPTELTRSISLQHTLQLVRVVVDVVETHSDRIAAPGSERDLREAVLRYSREVAFSAAEVYARAAEWRGAWDARLEALVVDALVRGDGDDSLRSRISALGWSGRGNALVVVGLATDGLDEIRTAEIRRVARRAAGDALVGIHGDRLVLVLGGEGDLVSAATSLLSRFGSGPVVIGTQVPSLTDAARSARSALAGLTAAPAWPQAPRPVMADDLLPERVLTGDYTARATLIAQAFTPLQDAGGAVLETLSAYLGTGRSLEAAARHLYVHPNTVRYRLRKVSEITGWDPLDARESFVLQVALALGQLGRG; this is translated from the coding sequence ATGAACCTCCAGCGGGTCCGCGAGGCCAGCGGCCTCCTGACCGCCGCCGCGATGCGCCGCCTCGACGAGGACCTGAACTGGTACCGCGACCTGCCGGCGGAGGACCGCTCGTACGTGGGCCTCGTCGCCCAGGCCGGTATCAACGCGTTCACCTCCTGGTTCACGGATCCCAACCGGCCGCCGCACGGCGTCAGCGAGATCTTCGCCGCGGCGCCCACCGAGCTGACCCGCTCCATCTCGCTGCAGCACACCCTGCAGCTCGTACGCGTGGTGGTCGATGTCGTCGAGACGCACTCCGACCGGATCGCCGCGCCCGGCAGCGAGCGCGACCTGCGCGAGGCAGTGCTGCGCTACTCCCGCGAGGTCGCGTTCTCCGCCGCGGAGGTCTACGCCCGGGCCGCCGAGTGGCGCGGCGCGTGGGACGCCCGCCTCGAAGCGCTGGTGGTCGACGCCCTCGTGCGCGGCGACGGCGACGACTCGCTGCGCTCCCGCATCTCCGCGCTCGGCTGGAGCGGCCGGGGCAACGCGCTCGTCGTCGTCGGGCTCGCGACCGACGGCCTCGACGAGATCCGCACCGCCGAGATCCGCCGGGTCGCCAGGCGCGCCGCGGGCGACGCGCTGGTCGGCATCCACGGCGACCGCCTGGTGCTGGTGCTCGGCGGAGAGGGCGACCTCGTGTCCGCCGCGACCTCCCTCCTGTCGCGCTTCGGCTCCGGCCCGGTCGTCATCGGCACCCAGGTGCCGAGCCTGACCGACGCCGCGCGGTCCGCCCGGTCCGCGCTCGCCGGCCTCACGGCAGCCCCGGCCTGGCCCCAGGCACCGCGCCCGGTCATGGCGGACGACCTGCTGCCCGAGCGCGTCCTGACCGGCGACTACACGGCCCGCGCCACGCTGATCGCCCAGGCGTTCACCCCGCTGCAGGACGCCGGCGGGGCCGTGCTGGAGACCCTGTCGGCCTACCTCGGCACCGGCCGCTCCCTGGAGGCCGCCGCGCGCCATCTGTACGTTCACCCCAACACGGTGCGCTACCGCCTGCGCAAGGTCTCGGAGATCACGGGCTGGGACCCGCTGGACGCCCGGGAGTCGTTTGTGCTGCAGGTGGCGCTGGCGCTGGGCCAGCTCGGCAGGGGCTAG